A section of the Aphanothece sacrum FPU1 genome encodes:
- a CDS encoding gamma-glutamylcyclotransferase, whose translation MSLSPNSQPQTSSNFPANVVYSHYQGSHWQRQELSESYFYYFAYGSCMCPVDLQRTFEETTHEYVVGVGIVKGYRLGFYRRSLRRNCGALDIVPDVNSHVEGVLYRLPLRFSDRLDEREEIPHNGYRHEYIKVHSGGKVYQNVRTYVVVEKLPQELAPNDWYFNVVLRGAITCGLSEEYCWNLFNHMYQLQLNSFKH comes from the coding sequence ATGAGTCTATCACCTAATTCTCAACCCCAAACCTCCTCTAATTTTCCTGCCAACGTTGTTTATTCTCATTATCAGGGAAGTCATTGGCAACGTCAAGAATTATCGGAATCTTATTTTTATTATTTCGCTTACGGATCTTGTATGTGTCCAGTGGATCTTCAGCGTACTTTTGAAGAAACGACTCATGAATATGTGGTAGGGGTGGGTATTGTTAAAGGGTATCGTTTGGGGTTTTATCGTCGTTCTTTGCGGCGTAATTGTGGGGCTTTAGATATAGTACCTGATGTTAATTCCCACGTGGAAGGGGTCTTATATCGTCTTCCTTTGCGGTTTAGCGATCGCCTTGATGAACGAGAAGAAATCCCCCATAATGGTTATCGTCATGAATATATTAAGGTTCATAGTGGGGGAAAAGTTTATCAAAATGTACGAACTTATGTAGTTGTGGAAAAACTGCCCCAAGAATTAGCCCCTAATGATTGGTATTTTAATGTAGTATTACGAGGGGCAATTACTTGTGGTTTATCGGAAGAATATTGTTGGAATTTATTTAACCATATGTATCAACTTCAGTTAAATAGTTTCAAGCATTAG
- a CDS encoding PEP-CTERM sorting domain-containing protein: MNMFSFKPASLGAVLMGTVTVFSMIAPAQAAELKGSLQIKGFAQMNLGVNPLSDTVCFDGGVGCTAGLSGITNTENKTLDFTTYSATLLNRLSITRLGPTTTYPIDSTAPITSAFYSFSDPVAPFLTLVSSNPSNGAINFTVDPGVLLRSRVSASGLISLASSAPLTGKFTRANTGDTLGLGNLSINIIDGAGTANDQNSYTLQLTAIRGGGDTNVVPEPLTMLGAGTAILFGGAFKRKLNKKDKKGSTKA; encoded by the coding sequence ATGAATATGTTTAGTTTTAAACCTGCTTCTTTAGGTGCCGTATTAATGGGTACCGTTACCGTTTTTTCTATGATTGCTCCTGCTCAAGCAGCAGAACTTAAGGGTTCATTGCAGATTAAAGGTTTTGCTCAAATGAATTTGGGAGTTAATCCCTTATCAGACACTGTTTGTTTTGATGGTGGTGTTGGCTGTACTGCTGGATTAAGTGGAATCACCAACACCGAAAATAAAACTTTGGACTTTACAACTTATTCAGCAACTTTGCTCAATCGACTCAGTATTACACGCCTGGGGCCCACCACCACTTATCCCATAGATTCGACTGCTCCCATTACTTCAGCTTTCTATAGTTTTTCAGATCCTGTTGCTCCCTTTCTCACACTCGTTTCGTCTAATCCTTCAAACGGAGCTATTAATTTTACTGTAGATCCAGGAGTTTTATTACGTAGCCGAGTATCCGCAAGTGGCCTTATATCACTTGCTTCATCCGCTCCACTAACTGGTAAATTTACGCGAGCTAATACGGGTGACACTCTTGGCTTAGGTAATCTAAGTATTAACATTATCGACGGAGCTGGCACAGCCAACGATCAAAATTCCTATACGCTTCAATTAACTGCTATACGTGGGGGGGGTGATACTAATGTTGTTCCTGAACCTCTAACTATGTTAGGTGCGGGTACTGCTATTTTATTTGGTGGTGCATTCAAACGTAAGCTTAACAAAAAAGATAAAAAAGGGTCTACTAAAGCCTAA
- a CDS encoding type II toxin-antitoxin system VapC family toxin gives MNAIFADTFYWIALLNPQDTWYKIVNQYRPSLNLVTTDLVLDETLNFFSEKGSFMRLKAISLYESIEIDPQIVVISTTSLIRTEAKELYKNRLDKGYSMTDCISMVVMRQNNITEILTHDHHFIQEGFKILFQ, from the coding sequence ATGAATGCTATTTTTGCAGATACATTCTATTGGATTGCTTTACTTAATCCCCAAGATACTTGGTATAAAATAGTTAATCAATATCGCCCTTCTCTTAATCTTGTGACAACAGATTTGGTATTAGATGAAACTCTCAACTTTTTCTCAGAAAAAGGTAGCTTTATGCGGCTTAAAGCGATTTCTCTTTATGAAAGTATTGAAATCGATCCCCAAATTGTAGTGATTTCAACAACCTCTTTAATTCGTACAGAAGCTAAAGAACTTTATAAAAATCGACTCGATAAAGGCTATAGTATGACTGATTGTATCTCAATGGTAGTGATGAGACAAAATAATATTACTGAAATTCTCACACATGATCACCACTTTATTCAAGAAGGATTTAAAATTTTATTTCAATGA
- a CDS encoding multicopper oxidase family protein, with product MTDKYESITPETTKFNLSRRLFLATGVGTLAALAIPNKAKADPNNIALITDTSTNFGTTPTLTPPSDKTFPQPGIKASDLGVIKAKWIVNQDNIPLGEYQGFIRFYADTSAPDVPFIPAPTLCLNPGDIIEINLQNTLLADDKSCQNPVFNQPNCFNTTNLHFHGLHVSPLSMGKDGIPVSGGHPSDVEFSSDDVLMEIQPGETNNYLVQLPKNHAPGTHWYHSHRHGSTAVQVSNAMAGAIIIKEPSDQAICPDAPDVLWILQDVLSDGRGQGGIIDDNDVYIQQGRNNEGECLVNGKYQPTLTIQKGEIQRWRFVNAGSTPRTLMNLKLCKGTLKNVSDCDNNTLQTMYLIARDGINFYGKKPKSQTTHAFSPGNRSDFLVNLEPGNYTLIKDVYTGTKNVYGDANDPSQAVNSNASKFSKQVIAYITVTNTPYSKAEAVKNQFDTLQANGIPTTGMANYLNPITGPVIPNPKKVEFEASRGVFTIDNIKFGDPNAKFTVALNSQEEWILDNTSGVTHPFHIHVNPFQVVAIGTKSGGTITWKKVPEADLIWQDTVGIDPNIPLKIQHRFDDYNGTYVLHCHILIHEDQGMMYEVEVTGNGIPPGSTAA from the coding sequence ATGACAGACAAATATGAATCAATCACACCTGAAACTACTAAATTTAATTTAAGTAGACGCTTATTTTTAGCAACAGGTGTAGGAACTTTAGCCGCTTTAGCTATTCCTAATAAAGCCAAAGCTGACCCGAATAATATAGCTTTAATTACGGATACATCCACTAATTTTGGCACTACTCCCACTTTAACCCCACCTTCAGATAAAACCTTTCCCCAACCGGGAATTAAAGCCTCTGATTTAGGGGTTATTAAAGCCAAATGGATCGTTAATCAAGACAATATTCCTTTAGGTGAATATCAAGGATTTATTCGTTTTTATGCTGATACTTCTGCCCCTGATGTTCCCTTTATTCCTGCCCCTACCTTATGTCTTAATCCGGGGGACATTATCGAAATTAATCTGCAAAATACTCTATTAGCTGATGATAAATCTTGTCAAAATCCTGTGTTTAATCAGCCTAATTGTTTTAACACCACTAATCTACATTTTCATGGACTTCATGTCTCTCCTTTAAGTATGGGAAAAGATGGCATACCTGTTTCTGGTGGACATCCATCAGATGTTGAATTTTCTTCCGATGATGTATTAATGGAGATTCAACCAGGAGAGACGAATAACTATTTAGTACAATTACCCAAAAATCACGCTCCTGGTACTCATTGGTATCATTCTCATCGTCACGGTTCTACTGCTGTTCAAGTGTCTAATGCCATGGCAGGAGCTATTATTATTAAAGAACCCTCGGATCAGGCAATTTGTCCCGATGCACCGGATGTTCTCTGGATATTACAAGATGTATTATCAGATGGGAGAGGGCAAGGAGGTATAATTGATGATAATGATGTTTATATCCAACAAGGACGTAATAATGAGGGAGAATGTTTAGTTAATGGGAAATATCAGCCAACATTGACTATACAAAAGGGTGAAATTCAACGATGGCGTTTTGTAAATGCAGGTTCTACTCCTCGGACATTAATGAACCTAAAATTATGTAAAGGTACTCTAAAAAATGTCAGCGATTGTGATAATAATACTCTACAAACGATGTATTTAATAGCTAGGGATGGCATTAATTTTTATGGCAAAAAACCGAAATCCCAAACAACTCATGCTTTTTCGCCTGGTAATCGTTCTGATTTTTTAGTTAATTTAGAACCTGGAAATTACACCCTAATCAAAGATGTTTATACAGGGACTAAAAATGTCTATGGAGATGCTAATGATCCGAGTCAAGCTGTCAACAGTAACGCCTCAAAATTCAGTAAACAGGTAATAGCTTATATTACTGTTACTAATACCCCTTATTCTAAAGCTGAAGCTGTTAAAAATCAGTTTGATACTTTACAAGCTAATGGTATTCCCACTACAGGAATGGCTAATTATTTAAACCCTATTACGGGGCCAGTTATTCCTAATCCTAAAAAAGTTGAATTTGAAGCTAGTAGAGGTGTTTTCACCATTGATAATATCAAATTTGGTGATCCTAATGCTAAATTTACAGTAGCCCTCAACTCTCAAGAAGAATGGATATTAGATAATACCAGTGGGGTAACTCATCCTTTTCATATTCATGTTAATCCTTTTCAAGTAGTAGCAATAGGGACTAAAAGTGGAGGAACAATTACTTGGAAAAAGGTTCCCGAAGCAGATCTAATTTGGCAAGATACGGTAGGCATTGATCCTAATATACCCCTAAAAATTCAACATCGTTTTGATGATTACAATGGAACTTATGTGTTGCATTGTCATATTCTGATCCATGAAGATCAAGGTATGATGTATGAGGTAGAAGTTACAGGTAATGGTATTCCTCCCGGCTCAACTGCTGCTTAA
- a CDS encoding EF-hand domain-containing protein, whose protein sequence is MFAKIPERQMLWVRRILAIGWLVLITSLFYDPISSWLTLPEHTWSPLSISRITQFDCVQVQGKCMTEIPYAIGGLLFWTLIVPFGVFVLMVFGHDAWRRVCPLSYFSQLPRNLGFQRSRKRVDAKTGKTRHEVIKVDPNSWLNRNHIYLQMVLLYLGITGRILFYNSNRLTLGLFLVGTIIASMVVGYLYGGKSWCQYICPMAPVEQVFTQPRALLNSSAHTEEGQKITQSMCRTVNTEGKEHSACIACHSPCIDIDAERSYWEEITTPKYQWLYYGYVGLTVGYFVYPFLFAGNWEYLMSAAWSHQENQLNTLFNPGFYIFNTPIAIPKLVAAPLTIGVFGLVGYFLGRKLEKMYKGYLLRHHKLVNTEVVRHRLFTLATFFIFNFFFIFGGSNLVRLLPNQLKYLFPVVMAVCSGLWLYRTWPRNPYLYQRESLASRLRKQLSKLNLNIGQFLDNRSLDDLNVDEVYVLAKILPGFDKEKRLKAYKGVLKESITERYVDSESSLDILLQMRLELNITEEEHRLVLTELEVEDPILVNPSKKNNHEEWLRQESYRQALLDTVIESSQEHPSQGIIIDLFDIITGKKPFESFNELINSLSTKELQTVNAIREEYAITPQEEKEIITHINPRQLWHSMAYTFSVIEYLDAIAEGRTPISGKIEEMNEEQKAFCRVIFNKFDKDGNDCLSAAELRSLLRAVGRPYSSERVQELMDIITGRPNSNRITFAEFSTLLHRDLAEGEESEMLKRFHLFDADGSGYITLEELRVCLQDIDEAISDADIEAMLKHADTSGDEQISYEEFCQLFGQLQTH, encoded by the coding sequence ATGTTTGCAAAAATTCCTGAACGACAGATGCTATGGGTAAGAAGAATTCTAGCTATCGGATGGCTAGTGCTAATTACCTCATTATTTTATGATCCGATTTCTTCATGGTTAACCCTTCCAGAACATACCTGGAGTCCTTTGAGCATCAGTCGCATCACACAATTTGACTGTGTTCAAGTGCAAGGAAAGTGTATGACAGAAATTCCTTATGCTATTGGCGGACTGTTGTTTTGGACACTGATTGTTCCCTTCGGTGTCTTCGTCTTGATGGTCTTTGGTCATGATGCTTGGCGACGGGTTTGCCCCTTGTCTTATTTTTCACAATTGCCCCGTAACTTAGGCTTTCAAAGAAGTCGTAAGCGGGTTGATGCGAAAACAGGAAAAACTCGCCATGAGGTAATAAAAGTTGATCCAAATTCCTGGCTAAATCGGAATCATATCTATTTACAGATGGTATTATTGTATTTAGGAATAACTGGGCGGATTTTATTTTACAATTCTAATCGACTTACATTAGGATTGTTTCTGGTTGGAACAATTATAGCCTCAATGGTGGTTGGTTATCTCTACGGTGGCAAATCTTGGTGTCAGTATATTTGCCCTATGGCTCCGGTGGAACAAGTTTTTACTCAACCAAGAGCCTTACTCAATAGTTCCGCTCATACGGAAGAGGGTCAAAAGATCACTCAATCAATGTGTCGTACGGTCAATACAGAAGGGAAAGAACATAGTGCTTGTATAGCTTGTCATAGTCCTTGCATTGATATTGATGCTGAGCGTTCTTATTGGGAAGAGATTACAACGCCTAAATATCAATGGCTTTATTATGGCTATGTGGGTTTAACTGTTGGTTACTTCGTCTATCCTTTTCTTTTTGCTGGTAATTGGGAATATCTGATGTCGGCTGCTTGGTCTCATCAAGAGAATCAGTTGAATACTTTATTCAACCCTGGTTTTTATATCTTTAATACTCCCATTGCTATTCCCAAATTAGTTGCTGCTCCTTTAACGATTGGTGTATTTGGTTTAGTGGGTTATTTTCTAGGACGTAAACTAGAAAAAATGTATAAAGGTTATCTATTACGTCACCACAAATTAGTAAATACAGAAGTGGTGAGACACCGCTTATTTACTCTGGCTACCTTCTTTATTTTCAACTTCTTCTTTATCTTTGGAGGTAGTAATTTAGTCAGACTATTACCTAATCAGTTGAAATACCTCTTTCCTGTTGTAATGGCTGTTTGTAGTGGTCTTTGGCTTTATCGTACTTGGCCGAGAAATCCTTATCTTTATCAACGAGAAAGTCTGGCTAGTAGATTGCGTAAACAACTGAGCAAACTCAATCTTAATATCGGTCAGTTTTTGGATAATAGATCTTTAGATGATCTCAATGTGGATGAAGTTTATGTCCTCGCTAAAATTCTGCCAGGATTTGACAAAGAAAAACGGCTTAAAGCTTATAAAGGGGTGTTGAAAGAATCCATTACTGAACGCTATGTTGATAGTGAGAGCAGTCTGGATATTCTGCTACAAATGCGCCTAGAACTGAATATCACAGAAGAAGAACATAGATTAGTCTTAACTGAACTCGAAGTCGAAGATCCTATTCTGGTTAATCCCTCTAAAAAGAATAATCATGAAGAGTGGTTACGTCAAGAAAGCTATCGTCAAGCTCTCCTTGACACCGTTATCGAATCTTCACAAGAGCATCCGAGTCAAGGCATCATCATTGATCTATTTGATATCATTACGGGCAAAAAACCATTTGAGTCCTTTAATGAGTTAATCAATAGTCTCTCTACTAAGGAGTTACAAACGGTTAATGCTATTCGGGAAGAGTATGCTATCACCCCTCAAGAAGAGAAAGAGATTATTACTCATATTAACCCCCGTCAATTATGGCATTCCATGGCTTACACCTTTAGTGTTATCGAATATCTCGATGCGATCGCTGAAGGAAGAACACCAATTTCCGGTAAGATCGAGGAGATGAACGAAGAACAAAAAGCGTTTTGTCGGGTGATATTCAATAAATTTGACAAAGATGGCAATGATTGTTTATCGGCTGCTGAATTACGCTCTTTATTAAGGGCTGTGGGTCGTCCTTATTCTTCCGAACGGGTGCAAGAATTGATGGATATTATTACGGGTCGTCCTAATAGTAACCGGATCACTTTTGCTGAGTTTTCTACCCTACTTCACCGAGATTTGGCTGAGGGTGAAGAATCAGAAATGTTAAAACGTTTCCATCTATTTGATGCAGATGGTTCTGGTTATATCACCTTGGAGGAATTAAGAGTCTGTCTTCAAGATATTGATGAGGCCATCTCTGATGCTGATATTGAGGCCATGCTGAAACACGCTGATACTAGCGGTGATGAACAAATTAGTTATGAGGAGTTTTGTCAGTTATTTGGACAACTTCAAACTCATTAA